Proteins found in one Polyangiaceae bacterium genomic segment:
- a CDS encoding polysaccharide lyase has protein sequence MRGWICLGVALGFSTVLGCGEDDSGASTGGAGGAAGGGSGGASGSGAGAGGSAAGSAGQAGAGATSSGGAAGNAGAAGGGGAAGGGGAAGGGGAPQGSMQFVGDFESGTLAGWLPSGNDTTQVVTSPVRSGKFAAFMQVGPTDSTPYRTELTAGDKGTFYDGTEYWIGLSFRMVDWGATLPAWATLFQTHATPHALSGGGFDWSCNAGKNSITVTTSGDQMRLNVVVKPDQSKLPGTAAIATEVWKEPFTLGVWVDWVFRYRPSTGADGIVEAWRNGEKIFSQMGANRFVLDNCNLPAAAQTYMKVGIYREMANTSTQKLNYDEVRIFKGTNGYSAVAPK, from the coding sequence ATGCGCGGGTGGATTTGTCTGGGAGTTGCTCTGGGGTTCAGCACGGTGCTCGGCTGTGGCGAAGACGATAGCGGAGCCAGCACCGGCGGTGCAGGAGGGGCCGCGGGCGGCGGCAGCGGTGGAGCATCCGGCTCCGGCGCCGGTGCCGGAGGAAGTGCCGCGGGCAGTGCGGGTCAGGCGGGAGCGGGCGCAACCTCGAGCGGAGGCGCGGCCGGTAACGCGGGCGCAGCGGGCGGCGGAGGCGCAGCGGGTGGCGGCGGCGCGGCGGGCGGCGGCGGAGCGCCTCAGGGCAGCATGCAGTTCGTTGGGGACTTCGAGTCGGGAACGCTGGCTGGCTGGCTCCCGTCCGGCAATGACACGACCCAAGTCGTCACTTCGCCGGTGCGCAGCGGCAAGTTCGCCGCGTTCATGCAGGTCGGCCCGACGGACTCGACTCCCTACCGCACCGAACTCACCGCGGGCGACAAGGGCACCTTCTACGACGGAACCGAGTACTGGATCGGATTGAGCTTCCGCATGGTGGATTGGGGCGCGACGCTGCCCGCCTGGGCGACGTTGTTCCAAACCCACGCGACTCCGCATGCGCTTTCGGGCGGGGGCTTCGATTGGTCCTGCAACGCGGGCAAGAACTCGATCACGGTCACGACCAGTGGAGACCAGATGCGGCTCAACGTCGTGGTGAAGCCAGATCAGTCGAAGCTGCCCGGCACAGCGGCCATCGCGACGGAAGTGTGGAAGGAGCCGTTCACCCTGGGCGTGTGGGTCGATTGGGTGTTCCGCTATCGCCCCTCGACGGGAGCGGACGGCATCGTGGAGGCTTGGCGCAATGGCGAGAAGATCTTCAGCCAGATGGGCGCGAACCGCTTCGTTCTCGACAACTGCAACCTGCCCGCCGCGGCGCAGACCTACATGAAGGTCGGCATCTACCGCGAGATGGCCAACACCTCGACGCAGAAGCTGAACTACGACGAAGTGCGCATCTTCAAAGGCACGAACGGCTACTCCGCAGTCGCACCCAAGTAG
- a CDS encoding trypsin-like serine protease, whose protein sequence is MTRSRSKSLLILASGGVALLSCDGGKDQPLTQTSAAAITGIAKSDQTSTGGRVGAVAALRFTSIPRSCSGTLVARDKILTAAHCVCDDRPGKGGSVPGNSIDVCFPQVTNTASPWFCRAPDSLAPNSAQISIHPDKKKACDFYSIQDPGETGYPLLTGAADLAVVTLAAPVPPFVVVTTFTPFLGKIMENANSTVFTDFAQVGFGLPGFGTRRFGPNFPWANRDPCDLFEFGPCHSDLEWHDTLAGVSRSVHQDGDSGGPLYARHATRGDVVVGVVSGKRTSAFAANPESYQYWAPTGDIGSVGNHTFLRSALGGDTDGDLIPDAADNCPDVPNPDQLDPDFDGIGDACDNCPESFCAANPGLANIDCYNPQQLNWDADDEGNTCDPCPWDKSTPNTQDQDGDGVGDACDSCPKPNPYTVCFNDADCQAKNAGVCVIDRNPDPGVISTGRCREPDDVDGDSLPDACDPCIGPNFDENSNAIAEQREQLIVPGLPSLPDDCDSVPVLKLAKQKPEPFSQLLAAQQPLFGTAILGRESPTSPQVTAQQPVGFRYCACYDAVGSPISLSSCVTEPTGAGPCDWSDPSNLGVANTPWVVPDLVSQTGFPILGPTGFTAVPIPFDTNSTFLVNPLWNWLSDLNAGRIPGVGNTSHGAMFTTVLGPALSSRDASARLRDAFRMVDVPGFAAFPDGPGQGADGLPLPCDGPGCLPFFDSSLWLRDPEFFDFGEKFLTPVVLSRVDSSVVAWYGGKSVDITPSFPEGVVDRLGAADSAWLTPVEPSARLRQLPHRGGLQAVVVPREIGPNIDVQQVLRVAGGLVEPRVIDPPGLQSITASVATTIGPRPRAGAQPLLSGVEQAVYFAGGVDQETGAPSQAVWRYDLATSEWRFVSDGATEVPSSQVLSVAYDQARGRFYVLDIGDDRIGKKLRRGRLLEFDLRNRTSRVVLTWPYLGLAKAHFIIVAGNGDLLLLLGRHKSFSTYRLRVMDSKVEWRGSKVTAGKLLGPPMMGEYEPVAAYLHKSKVNYVELAPASFKGHQQCDGL, encoded by the coding sequence ATGACGCGAAGTCGCTCGAAATCATTGTTGATTTTGGCATCGGGGGGGGTAGCGCTACTCTCCTGTGACGGCGGGAAGGACCAGCCGTTGACGCAGACGAGTGCGGCCGCCATCACAGGTATCGCGAAGTCCGACCAGACGTCGACCGGGGGTCGAGTGGGTGCGGTCGCCGCGCTTCGCTTCACGAGCATCCCCAGGTCGTGTTCCGGAACTCTGGTGGCGCGAGACAAGATACTGACGGCAGCGCACTGCGTATGCGACGACAGGCCAGGCAAGGGTGGGAGCGTACCAGGCAATTCCATCGACGTCTGCTTCCCACAGGTGACAAATACCGCTTCACCATGGTTCTGCCGGGCCCCGGACAGCCTGGCGCCGAACTCCGCCCAGATCAGCATTCACCCGGACAAGAAGAAGGCATGTGACTTCTATTCGATCCAGGACCCTGGCGAGACAGGCTATCCACTGCTGACCGGCGCCGCAGATCTGGCAGTCGTGACCTTGGCCGCACCCGTGCCACCCTTCGTCGTGGTCACGACCTTCACGCCCTTCCTTGGCAAGATCATGGAGAACGCGAACAGCACGGTGTTCACGGATTTCGCGCAAGTCGGGTTTGGATTGCCCGGATTCGGCACGCGTCGTTTCGGGCCCAACTTCCCCTGGGCGAACCGAGATCCTTGCGACTTGTTTGAATTTGGCCCGTGCCACTCGGATCTGGAATGGCACGACACCCTCGCCGGCGTGAGTCGATCGGTTCATCAAGACGGAGACTCGGGAGGCCCTCTGTACGCGCGGCACGCAACGCGGGGGGATGTCGTGGTGGGGGTCGTGTCAGGAAAGCGCACCAGTGCGTTCGCTGCGAATCCGGAGAGCTACCAATATTGGGCGCCCACGGGCGACATCGGTTCTGTTGGCAACCACACCTTCCTGCGCAGCGCTCTGGGTGGCGACACGGACGGAGACCTGATTCCCGACGCCGCGGACAACTGCCCGGACGTTCCGAACCCGGATCAACTCGATCCGGACTTCGACGGCATCGGCGACGCATGTGACAACTGCCCAGAGTCGTTTTGCGCAGCGAACCCCGGATTGGCGAACATCGATTGCTACAATCCTCAGCAGCTGAACTGGGACGCGGACGACGAAGGCAATACGTGCGACCCGTGCCCTTGGGACAAGAGCACGCCCAATACGCAAGACCAGGACGGCGACGGCGTGGGCGACGCCTGTGACAGCTGCCCCAAGCCGAATCCGTACACGGTGTGTTTCAACGACGCGGATTGCCAGGCGAAGAATGCGGGGGTTTGCGTGATCGATCGAAATCCAGACCCCGGCGTGATCAGCACGGGTCGCTGCCGCGAGCCCGACGACGTGGACGGCGATTCGCTACCTGACGCCTGTGATCCTTGCATCGGCCCCAATTTCGACGAGAACTCCAACGCTATTGCGGAGCAGCGCGAGCAGCTGATCGTGCCTGGGCTGCCTAGCCTGCCCGATGATTGTGATTCGGTCCCTGTACTGAAACTCGCGAAACAGAAGCCAGAGCCGTTCTCGCAGTTGCTCGCGGCGCAACAGCCGCTCTTTGGCACGGCCATCTTGGGGCGGGAATCTCCCACCTCGCCCCAGGTGACCGCCCAGCAGCCAGTGGGGTTCAGGTATTGCGCGTGTTACGACGCGGTTGGTTCACCAATCAGCCTATCCAGCTGCGTCACGGAGCCGACCGGGGCAGGCCCTTGTGATTGGAGCGACCCGTCAAACCTAGGCGTGGCGAACACGCCGTGGGTCGTGCCCGACCTCGTGAGCCAAACAGGGTTCCCGATTCTCGGCCCGACTGGCTTCACGGCCGTGCCAATCCCTTTCGACACCAACAGCACTTTCTTGGTCAACCCGCTCTGGAACTGGCTGAGTGATCTCAACGCTGGCCGGATCCCGGGTGTAGGCAATACCAGCCACGGTGCGATGTTCACCACCGTGCTGGGCCCGGCCCTCAGCAGCCGTGATGCCAGCGCCAGACTGCGCGACGCCTTCAGGATGGTAGATGTTCCCGGCTTCGCGGCGTTTCCGGACGGGCCTGGGCAAGGGGCGGATGGATTGCCATTGCCTTGCGACGGGCCAGGGTGTTTGCCGTTCTTCGATTCGAGCCTCTGGCTTCGGGATCCTGAGTTCTTCGACTTCGGCGAGAAGTTCCTCACCCCCGTGGTGCTGAGTCGCGTCGACAGTTCGGTAGTGGCTTGGTATGGCGGCAAGAGCGTGGACATCACGCCCAGCTTCCCCGAGGGCGTGGTCGATCGGCTGGGCGCCGCCGACAGCGCGTGGCTCACTCCGGTGGAGCCCAGCGCGCGTTTGCGCCAGCTGCCCCATCGTGGCGGGCTCCAAGCAGTGGTGGTGCCCCGCGAGATCGGTCCGAACATCGACGTGCAGCAGGTGTTGCGTGTGGCTGGCGGGCTAGTCGAGCCGCGGGTGATCGATCCACCGGGGCTTCAAAGCATCACGGCGAGCGTGGCGACAACCATAGGTCCCCGCCCACGCGCTGGCGCTCAACCGCTTCTTTCCGGGGTCGAGCAGGCAGTCTACTTCGCTGGCGGGGTCGACCAGGAGACCGGCGCGCCCTCCCAAGCCGTGTGGCGCTACGATCTCGCGACCAGCGAATGGCGATTCGTATCCGATGGCGCTACCGAAGTGCCTTCGTCCCAAGTGCTCAGTGTGGCCTACGATCAAGCACGGGGCCGCTTCTACGTGCTCGACATCGGAGACGACCGCATCGGCAAGAAGCTTCGGCGCGGTCGGCTGCTCGAGTTCGATTTGCGGAACCGGACCAGCCGCGTCGTGCTCACTTGGCCCTACTTGGGTTTGGCCAAGGCGCACTTCATCATCGTCGCGGGCAACGGTGACCTCTTGCTCCTGCTGGGCCGACACAAGTCCTTCAGTACTTATCGCCTCCGAGTCATGGACTCGAAGGTGGAGTGGCGTGGCTCGAAGGTTACGGCCGGCAAGTTGCTCGGGCCGCCGATGATGGGCGAGTACGAACCCGTCGCGGCCTATCTACACAAGAGCAAGGTCAACTACGTCGAGCTCGCTCCCGCGTCGTTCAAAGGTCACCAGCAATGCGACGGGCTGTAG
- a CDS encoding choice-of-anchor L domain-containing protein — MFAVPTSCSPRSELPGLGASDAGSIACVDNDHDGFGNGCAAGADCDDSDPSSGNECYACIQPRPGCPCTSQGQRASCGQVQSTVGKQVTCGYGETVCDGGVYGECIINNSVTLLPGGDPKQNTKVLGPPTLCAANPCDPYCMTWPDEPSGLGISDGGVVVADGGLTIPSTGGAPPASSCSGGTSGSCAHHICQTGTQLSPGCDAIAPSCVSAVCSAMPSCCTAEWTGLCVNAIEANCPGSSCAIDTSGQCVFCFADSTDHDGDGYAFTEGDCKDCNPLVNPGAYDFPGNGVDDDCSGTVDDEPTGCDVGLPFSTSATNNYAKAIDICRFSTASASGSAKTWGVLSDSLVQANGSSACSNTLQRAITSQFGNGNFPKAGQRMAVFSSGTARDSNDPGYVNPSGQVASYNAGTFATPPAGFPKNAAGCPNGSAARDSCGYKLQIRAPTNAQSFAFDFNFFSTEYSEWICTAYNDSFIALYYGALNPFADKNISFDAANNPVSVNVGFFSIPTSPTQTSHPLLDGTGFSGYCNNYGYSPSGMCGGATNWLTTTAPVSPGEVITLHFSIWDTGDNIWDSTVLIDNFRWSSQTATIQTQPTIPPPPPPTFSAGDFIRDYDANEACPPGTKPVWGSWSWTSSTPSDSSIAFYVKTSPTLAGLDTAPEDALRFTNPPGPGALAGTAAVARTSPIDTRNGSAVVAQTFATMSRPQGNRFVRVRSALTPSTDLLSAPVLHAWNLEASCQPDE, encoded by the coding sequence GTGTTTGCCGTTCCCACGAGTTGCAGTCCACGAAGCGAGTTGCCCGGGCTCGGCGCCTCCGACGCTGGTTCAATCGCGTGCGTCGACAACGACCATGATGGCTTTGGCAACGGCTGCGCCGCTGGCGCCGACTGCGACGACTCGGACCCTAGCAGCGGCAACGAGTGCTACGCCTGCATCCAGCCCCGCCCGGGGTGCCCGTGCACCAGTCAAGGACAGCGAGCCTCCTGTGGCCAGGTCCAGAGCACAGTCGGCAAGCAAGTCACCTGCGGCTATGGCGAAACGGTGTGCGATGGCGGCGTCTACGGCGAGTGCATCATCAACAACTCGGTGACGCTGCTACCCGGTGGCGACCCGAAACAGAACACCAAGGTCCTCGGCCCGCCGACCCTGTGCGCCGCGAACCCTTGCGACCCCTACTGCATGACGTGGCCTGACGAGCCGAGTGGGCTCGGCATCAGCGACGGTGGCGTCGTGGTGGCCGACGGCGGCTTGACCATCCCAAGTACGGGTGGCGCGCCTCCCGCCTCCAGCTGTAGCGGCGGGACGAGCGGCTCCTGCGCCCATCACATCTGCCAGACAGGCACCCAACTGAGCCCCGGCTGCGACGCAATCGCGCCCAGCTGCGTGTCCGCGGTTTGCAGTGCGATGCCCAGTTGCTGTACGGCAGAGTGGACAGGACTGTGCGTCAACGCGATCGAGGCGAACTGTCCGGGGTCGTCCTGTGCGATCGACACTTCTGGCCAATGCGTGTTCTGCTTTGCGGACTCCACGGACCACGACGGAGACGGGTACGCGTTCACCGAAGGCGACTGCAAGGACTGCAACCCCCTCGTCAACCCCGGCGCCTACGACTTTCCGGGAAATGGCGTGGACGACGATTGTAGCGGTACGGTGGACGACGAGCCCACGGGTTGTGATGTGGGGTTGCCCTTTTCCACGAGCGCGACCAACAACTACGCCAAGGCGATCGACATTTGCCGCTTCAGTACGGCGAGCGCCAGCGGTAGCGCCAAGACCTGGGGGGTGCTGAGCGACAGCCTCGTTCAGGCAAATGGCTCGTCCGCATGTAGCAACACGCTGCAGCGCGCCATCACCTCTCAGTTCGGCAACGGCAACTTCCCCAAGGCGGGTCAGCGCATGGCAGTCTTCTCTTCGGGAACGGCTCGAGACAGCAATGACCCGGGCTACGTGAACCCGAGCGGCCAGGTCGCCAGCTACAACGCCGGTACGTTCGCTACGCCGCCAGCGGGTTTCCCCAAGAACGCGGCCGGTTGTCCGAACGGTTCCGCAGCCAGAGACTCTTGCGGCTACAAGCTGCAGATCCGAGCGCCCACGAACGCGCAGTCTTTTGCGTTCGATTTCAACTTCTTCTCCACTGAATACTCGGAATGGATCTGCACCGCCTACAACGACTCGTTCATCGCCCTCTACTACGGCGCCCTCAATCCCTTCGCGGACAAGAACATCTCTTTCGACGCTGCGAACAACCCAGTGAGTGTGAATGTCGGCTTCTTCAGCATTCCGACGAGTCCAACACAGACTTCGCACCCGCTCTTGGACGGCACCGGTTTTTCGGGTTACTGCAACAACTACGGCTACTCGCCGAGTGGGATGTGCGGGGGAGCCACGAACTGGCTCACGACCACCGCGCCCGTGTCACCGGGCGAAGTGATCACGCTTCACTTCTCGATTTGGGATACGGGTGACAACATCTGGGACTCGACGGTTTTGATCGACAACTTTCGCTGGTCGTCTCAGACCGCAACCATCCAGACCCAGCCCACGATTCCGCCACCCCCACCCCCGACTTTTTCGGCTGGCGACTTCATCCGAGACTACGACGCGAACGAAGCCTGCCCGCCGGGCACCAAGCCAGTCTGGGGCAGCTGGTCCTGGACCAGTTCGACGCCGAGCGATTCCAGCATCGCATTCTATGTGAAGACGTCGCCGACGCTCGCCGGTCTGGACACGGCACCGGAGGACGCCCTCCGCTTCACCAATCCGCCTGGCCCAGGCGCCCTGGCTGGCACCGCTGCGGTTGCACGGACGAGCCCCATCGACACTCGCAACGGCTCCGCCGTCGTCGCGCAGACCTTCGCGACCATGTCGCGCCCTCAGGGGAATCGCTTCGTGCGCGTGCGTTCCGCGCTGACCCCCTCCACGGATCTGCTGAGTGCGCCCGTGCTTCACGCCTGGAACCTCGAAGCGAGCTGTCAGCCGGACGAGTAG
- a CDS encoding HAD family hydrolase, whose translation MVEELDAAGLIARLEALGPPGLLTFDADGTLWSGDAGEDTFVAALEAGYLDNRIEPALQAAAMRAGLPATSGVVELCFSIFEAYRDGRFDEREVCEVMTWCYAGRTPGELAQFVSGVFATSTPSRGLLRERYQRQVMEVIGWARGRGCRCAIISASPRIVLEVAAAPLGFAPEDIVGARAAIDEQGVIEARMDGQVPYAADKARAGRELAGASPWLAAFGDSAFDVEMMKVARLGVGVQPKAALRDALAQLPAACILG comes from the coding sequence ATGGTCGAGGAGCTGGACGCCGCGGGGCTGATCGCACGCCTCGAAGCCCTGGGGCCACCGGGCCTGCTGACCTTCGACGCCGACGGCACCTTGTGGAGCGGCGACGCGGGGGAAGACACCTTCGTGGCAGCGTTGGAAGCGGGCTACTTGGACAATCGCATCGAACCGGCGCTGCAAGCCGCGGCGATGCGCGCGGGGCTGCCTGCCACCAGCGGCGTGGTCGAGTTGTGCTTTTCGATCTTCGAGGCCTATCGCGACGGTCGCTTCGACGAGCGCGAAGTGTGCGAAGTGATGACCTGGTGCTACGCGGGTCGTACTCCGGGAGAGCTCGCGCAGTTCGTCAGCGGCGTATTCGCGACGAGCACGCCGTCGCGAGGCTTGCTTCGCGAGCGCTATCAGCGCCAAGTGATGGAAGTGATCGGCTGGGCGCGCGGGCGCGGCTGTCGCTGCGCGATCATCAGTGCGTCGCCCCGCATCGTGCTGGAAGTCGCCGCGGCGCCGCTGGGTTTCGCCCCCGAAGACATCGTGGGAGCGCGGGCCGCGATCGACGAACAGGGCGTGATCGAAGCGCGCATGGACGGACAAGTGCCCTACGCCGCCGACAAGGCGCGCGCCGGACGCGAGCTGGCCGGCGCTTCTCCGTGGCTCGCGGCCTTCGGCGACAGCGCCTTCGACGTGGAAATGATGAAGGTCGCGCGCCTGGGCGTGGGTGTGCAGCCCAAAGCCGCGCTGCGCGACGCCCTGGCGCAACTCCCCGCGGCGTGCATTCTGGGCTGA
- a CDS encoding phosphocholine cytidylyltransferase family protein — protein sequence MRPVIIGAGRGSRLGPETESIPKTLVPVMGRPMLEWILEALADAGFSKRDVIFISGYAEEVVRERYPDFTYVRNADWENNNILHSLLCAREHLGDGFISTYADIVYDGAIVRALADSPQDIVLGCDTHWRRRYTERSQHPETDAEKLRAEGSRVVELSRNIPSEGAQGEFIGVMKLTPGGARDLISAFDAVAARPPEGVWREGRTFRKAYLIDLLQHMLEAGTEMHRADTPGAYMEIDTLEDLAHAKQWWESR from the coding sequence ATGCGTCCCGTGATCATCGGTGCCGGCCGCGGAAGCCGACTAGGCCCGGAAACCGAGTCCATTCCCAAGACTCTCGTCCCGGTCATGGGACGACCCATGCTCGAGTGGATCCTGGAGGCCCTTGCCGACGCTGGCTTCAGCAAGCGCGACGTGATCTTCATCTCCGGCTACGCCGAAGAGGTCGTACGCGAGCGCTATCCGGATTTCACCTACGTGCGCAACGCCGACTGGGAGAACAACAACATCCTGCACAGTCTGCTCTGCGCCCGTGAGCACCTCGGCGACGGGTTCATCTCCACCTACGCCGACATCGTCTACGACGGCGCGATCGTGCGCGCCTTGGCTGACAGTCCCCAGGACATCGTGCTCGGTTGCGATACCCATTGGCGTCGCCGCTACACCGAGCGCTCGCAGCATCCGGAAACCGACGCCGAGAAGCTTCGCGCCGAGGGCAGCCGCGTCGTCGAACTGTCCCGCAACATTCCCAGCGAGGGCGCGCAGGGTGAATTCATCGGCGTGATGAAGCTCACACCGGGTGGCGCTCGCGACTTGATCAGCGCCTTCGACGCCGTCGCCGCACGGCCCCCCGAGGGCGTTTGGCGCGAGGGCCGCACTTTCCGCAAGGCCTACCTGATCGATCTGCTGCAGCACATGCTGGAAGCGGGCACCGAGATGCACCGCGCCGACACGCCGGGCGCCTACATGGAGATCGACACCCTGGAAGATCTCGCCCACGCCAAGCAGTGGTGGGAAAGCCGCTGA
- a CDS encoding M20/M25/M40 family metallo-hydrolase, which produces MNDDRFLGLLTQFIGMTPKLQNSPDAGLIPEERLPAELVLKTLEPHIRSGFIEVESLAAPGHETRPSLVLTVKGTEGGHIGFVGAHFDVVPADREKEGWERDPFALWVGEDGTLYGRGVTDCLGHVAVTTDLLVQMAESGIRPKKTLKVVFIANEEEAPLPEIGLDYVVEQGKLDDLKDGTIYWLDSADFGPTVGTGGVAMWELRVSGVTGHSGMTHNCVNALELAGASSQALVHWFNDKFPPHPDEERWGFVTSSTLKATIIDVPNNKITKVPGKAVVQGDIRLTPFYDIEEAIGGAVKFIEALDARIDKDDPPRGFPRTRTVGGVRGHVELVRKGRFMEGIACQLDSPGLELLTRAITDARGEAAKPYSMTGSLPLVRDLQRKGFDVQITGFGRSTYYHAPNEQAKLEHFRQGFDILRRLLEI; this is translated from the coding sequence TTGAACGACGACCGCTTTCTCGGCTTGCTCACCCAGTTCATCGGCATGACGCCGAAGTTGCAGAATTCCCCTGACGCAGGGCTCATCCCCGAGGAGCGCTTGCCTGCGGAGTTGGTGCTGAAAACCCTCGAGCCCCACATTCGCTCGGGGTTCATCGAAGTCGAGAGCCTGGCGGCCCCGGGGCACGAGACGCGGCCGAGCCTGGTGCTGACGGTGAAGGGAACCGAGGGCGGGCACATCGGTTTCGTCGGTGCGCACTTCGACGTGGTGCCCGCGGATCGCGAGAAGGAAGGCTGGGAACGCGATCCCTTCGCGCTGTGGGTGGGCGAGGACGGTACGCTCTACGGGCGAGGCGTCACCGATTGCCTTGGCCACGTGGCGGTGACCACGGATCTGCTGGTGCAGATGGCGGAGAGTGGGATCCGCCCCAAGAAGACGCTCAAGGTCGTCTTCATCGCCAACGAAGAGGAAGCGCCGCTGCCCGAAATCGGACTCGACTACGTGGTGGAGCAGGGCAAGCTCGACGACCTCAAGGACGGCACCATCTATTGGCTGGATAGTGCGGATTTCGGGCCCACCGTCGGCACCGGCGGCGTAGCCATGTGGGAGCTTCGGGTCAGCGGTGTCACGGGGCACTCGGGCATGACGCACAATTGCGTCAACGCCCTGGAACTCGCCGGCGCGTCGAGCCAAGCCCTGGTGCACTGGTTCAACGACAAGTTCCCGCCGCACCCCGATGAAGAGCGCTGGGGCTTCGTCACCTCGTCGACCCTCAAGGCCACGATCATCGACGTGCCCAACAACAAGATCACCAAGGTGCCGGGCAAAGCGGTGGTGCAGGGCGACATCCGACTGACGCCCTTTTACGACATCGAGGAAGCCATCGGTGGCGCGGTGAAGTTCATCGAGGCGCTGGACGCCCGCATCGACAAGGACGATCCGCCGCGCGGCTTCCCGCGGACGCGCACCGTGGGCGGAGTGCGGGGGCACGTGGAACTCGTGCGCAAGGGGCGCTTCATGGAGGGCATCGCCTGTCAGCTCGACTCACCGGGGCTCGAGCTACTCACCCGCGCCATCACCGACGCGCGCGGAGAGGCCGCCAAGCCCTACAGCATGACCGGCTCGCTGCCCTTGGTGCGCGATCTGCAGCGCAAGGGTTTCGACGTGCAGATCACCGGCTTCGGCCGCAGCACCTACTATCACGCGCCCAACGAGCAAGCGAAGCTCGAGCACTTCCGCCAAGGCTTCGACATCCTGCGCCGCCTTCTCGAGATCTGA
- a CDS encoding DUF2231 domain-containing protein: MDLLHPKIVHFPIALAVLIPVLAAVVWAAWRRELLPRRAWWLVVGAQLFLVASGFIAMRSGESDEERAERVVPESAIEVHEEAAKVFMAGAFVVLLLAGGTLLLKKERAAQTVAAVSALGMLGVLGLGYRVGQAGGALVYEHGAASAVSKAGSAAMPAAEAGEGRGGKHDDDDDDD; the protein is encoded by the coding sequence ATGGATCTGCTGCACCCGAAGATCGTCCACTTTCCGATCGCGCTCGCCGTTCTCATTCCCGTCCTGGCGGCGGTGGTGTGGGCGGCGTGGCGACGAGAGCTCTTGCCGCGTCGCGCTTGGTGGTTGGTCGTGGGCGCGCAGTTGTTCCTGGTGGCAAGCGGCTTCATTGCCATGCGCAGTGGCGAGTCCGACGAAGAGCGCGCGGAGCGTGTAGTGCCCGAGAGCGCGATCGAGGTTCACGAGGAGGCAGCGAAGGTCTTCATGGCAGGCGCCTTCGTCGTACTGCTCTTGGCAGGCGGCACGCTGCTGCTCAAGAAAGAGCGGGCGGCCCAAACTGTGGCGGCGGTCAGCGCCCTGGGCATGCTCGGCGTGTTGGGGCTTGGCTATCGGGTCGGGCAAGCCGGCGGAGCACTGGTGTACGAGCACGGTGCGGCGAGCGCCGTCAGCAAGGCCGGCAGCGCTGCGATGCCCGCCGCCGAAGCAGGCGAGGGGCGGGGCGGCAAACACGACGACGATGACGACGACGACTGA